One part of the Janthinobacterium sp. 17J80-10 genome encodes these proteins:
- a CDS encoding GAF domain-containing protein, translated as MDFLELDDILANLAGNIVRSYDFDGYAIALWNSADGMLINQCAQLPPRLQEIEPALRNFRFQPNGTTIGGLCFSENRAHIIDAQSVASYSETIQDLHRRWQFSTFAAWPIRLQRDGTETVLGVFSAFLDRGTISPEASAVIEQKLATAAPAIAAALEHEQVEVLDTGLLQQHELLRALSASNLGESVSAAADPVCNYLLRRTDFDMAAVVLHEDDALALRHDVFKPGYAHLQESWHRMSGLRFTPDVGDGLTTVVYAQNNHFMVDDVQHMSQAPFSAKDREVLQTLQSVRSYLLLPIRAAGKPVGVLWLLSLGQPVALDKNAIETMQLIADFLGTALRKVG; from the coding sequence ATGGATTTTCTGGAACTGGACGACATTCTTGCCAATCTTGCCGGGAATATCGTGCGCAGCTACGATTTCGATGGTTATGCAATTGCGCTCTGGAATTCTGCTGACGGCATGCTGATTAACCAGTGCGCGCAATTGCCGCCCCGCCTGCAGGAAATCGAGCCGGCATTGCGCAATTTCCGTTTCCAGCCGAATGGCACGACCATCGGCGGGCTATGCTTTTCCGAAAACCGTGCGCACATCATTGATGCGCAGAGCGTGGCCAGCTATTCCGAGACGATCCAGGACTTGCACCGGCGCTGGCAATTCAGCACTTTTGCCGCCTGGCCAATACGCTTGCAGCGCGATGGTACTGAAACTGTGCTCGGCGTGTTCTCCGCTTTCCTGGACCGGGGCACGATTTCGCCGGAGGCCTCGGCCGTCATCGAACAAAAGCTGGCGACTGCCGCGCCGGCGATTGCCGCAGCACTGGAACATGAACAGGTGGAAGTGCTCGATACGGGCTTGCTGCAGCAGCACGAACTGTTGCGCGCCCTTTCTGCCAGCAATCTGGGCGAATCGGTGAGCGCAGCGGCTGACCCCGTTTGCAATTACCTGCTGCGGCGTACCGATTTCGACATGGCCGCCGTTGTACTGCACGAGGATGATGCGCTGGCGCTGCGCCATGACGTTTTCAAGCCGGGCTACGCGCATTTGCAGGAAAGCTGGCATCGGATGAGCGGGCTGCGCTTTACCCCGGATGTCGGCGATGGCCTGACGACAGTGGTATATGCGCAAAATAATCATTTCATGGTGGATGACGTGCAACACATGTCGCAAGCGCCCTTCTCCGCCAAAGACCGGGAAGTTCTGCAAACCCTGCAATCCGTGCGCAGCTACCTGCTGCTGCCAATCCGCGCAGCGGGAAAACCGGTCGGCGTGCTGTGGCTGTTGTCTCTCGGGCAGCCGGTCGCCCTCGACAAAAATGCAATTGAAACCATGCAGCTGATTGCCGACTTTCTGGGAACCGCACTGCGCAAGGTCGGGTGA
- a CDS encoding Tex family protein: MLPSIEQRLALELVAKPAQVAAAVALLDEGATVPFIARYRKEATGGLDDIQLRLLEERLRYLRELEDRRAAVIASIEEQGKMTPALLDAITHAEDKTRLEDLYLPYKQKRRTKAQIAAEAGLTELADALLADPAKNPEEEAARYLKPAFTTPNGDNPGVADAKAALDGARQILMERFAEDAALLQALREYLNEHGVVESKVVDGKQEAGEKFADYFDYSETLGTIPSHRALALFRGRREEILNVALRLDSEEEKPKWDAPHNPCEGRIAKQFGIRNEGRAADKWLADTVRWAWRVKVFMHLETELMTRLREQAETEAINVFARNLKDLLLAAPAGQRATMGLDPGLRTGVKVAVVDATGKVVDTATIYPHQPRNDWHGSLHALSQLAEKHKVSLISIGNGTASRETDKLAQDLIKLRPELKLTKIVVSEAGASVYSASEFASRELPDLDVSIRGAVSIARRLQDPLAELVKIDPKSIGVGQYQHDVSQSQLARSLDAVVEDCVNAVGVDVNTASAPLLARVSGLSSSVAQSIVSYRDMKGIFASRADLRNVPRLGDKTFEQAAGFLRVMGGDNPLDASAVHPESYPLVEKILADIKKDVKSVIGEAGLLKSLQPAKYADEKFGVPTITDILKELEKPGRDPRPEFTTATFKEGVEEIRDLRPDMILEGVVTNVAAFGAFVDIGVHQDGLVHISALSNTFVKDPHTVVKAGQVVKVKVLEVDEKRKRIALTMRLSDAPPQPGANPAQRGDRNDAKRLAQHQNVRETTGNSAMAAAFAKLKS, encoded by the coding sequence ATGCTGCCCTCGATTGAACAACGTTTAGCCCTCGAACTCGTCGCCAAGCCGGCCCAGGTTGCCGCCGCCGTCGCCCTGCTGGACGAAGGCGCCACCGTACCCTTCATCGCCCGCTACCGCAAGGAAGCCACAGGCGGCCTGGACGATATCCAGCTGCGCCTGCTGGAAGAGCGGCTGCGCTACCTGCGCGAACTGGAAGACAGGCGCGCCGCCGTCATCGCCTCGATCGAAGAACAGGGCAAGATGACACCTGCCCTGCTGGACGCCATCACCCATGCCGAAGACAAGACCCGCCTGGAAGACCTGTACCTGCCGTACAAGCAGAAGCGCCGCACCAAGGCGCAAATCGCCGCCGAAGCCGGCCTGACGGAACTGGCCGATGCCTTGCTAGCCGACCCGGCCAAAAATCCGGAGGAAGAAGCCGCCAGGTACCTCAAGCCGGCCTTCACTACACCCAATGGCGACAACCCCGGCGTGGCAGACGCCAAGGCGGCGCTGGATGGCGCCCGGCAAATCCTGATGGAGCGTTTTGCCGAAGATGCGGCGCTGCTGCAAGCCTTGCGCGAATACCTGAACGAGCACGGCGTGGTCGAATCGAAAGTGGTCGACGGCAAGCAGGAAGCCGGCGAGAAATTTGCGGATTATTTCGACTATTCGGAAACCCTTGGCACGATCCCCTCGCACCGTGCGCTGGCGCTGTTCCGCGGTCGCCGCGAAGAAATCCTGAACGTGGCGCTGCGCCTGGATAGCGAAGAAGAAAAGCCCAAGTGGGATGCCCCGCACAACCCCTGCGAGGGACGCATTGCCAAGCAGTTCGGCATCCGCAACGAAGGTCGCGCCGCCGACAAGTGGCTGGCCGATACGGTGCGCTGGGCCTGGCGCGTGAAAGTGTTCATGCACCTGGAAACCGAGTTGATGACGCGCCTGCGCGAGCAGGCGGAAACCGAGGCGATCAATGTCTTCGCGCGCAACCTGAAGGACCTGCTGCTGGCTGCCCCTGCAGGCCAGCGCGCCACGATGGGACTCGACCCTGGCTTGCGCACAGGCGTGAAAGTCGCCGTTGTTGACGCCACCGGCAAGGTGGTCGATACCGCGACCATCTATCCGCACCAGCCGCGCAATGACTGGCACGGTTCGCTGCACGCGCTGTCGCAGCTTGCGGAAAAGCACAAGGTGTCGCTGATCTCGATCGGCAACGGCACCGCCTCGCGCGAGACCGACAAGCTGGCGCAGGACCTGATCAAGCTGCGCCCGGAACTGAAGCTCACCAAGATTGTCGTCTCCGAAGCGGGCGCATCGGTGTACTCGGCCTCGGAATTCGCTTCCCGGGAATTGCCGGACCTGGACGTGTCCATCCGCGGCGCGGTGTCGATTGCGCGCCGCCTGCAAGACCCGCTAGCCGAACTGGTGAAGATCGACCCGAAATCGATCGGCGTTGGCCAATACCAGCACGACGTCAGCCAGTCGCAACTGGCGCGCTCGCTCGACGCCGTGGTCGAGGATTGCGTCAATGCCGTCGGTGTCGATGTGAATACCGCTTCGGCGCCGCTGCTGGCGCGGGTGTCGGGCCTGAGCAGCAGCGTGGCACAAAGCATCGTCAGCTACCGCGACATGAAAGGCATATTCGCCTCGCGCGCCGACTTGCGCAACGTGCCGCGCCTGGGCGACAAGACATTTGAGCAGGCAGCCGGCTTTTTGCGCGTCATGGGCGGCGACAATCCGCTGGACGCGTCAGCGGTGCACCCGGAATCCTATCCGCTGGTCGAAAAGATCCTTGCTGACATCAAGAAGGATGTGAAAAGCGTGATTGGCGAAGCCGGCTTGCTGAAATCGCTTCAGCCGGCCAAATATGCCGATGAAAAGTTCGGCGTGCCCACCATCACCGATATCCTCAAGGAGCTGGAAAAACCCGGCCGCGATCCGCGCCCGGAATTCACCACGGCGACCTTCAAGGAAGGCGTCGAGGAAATCCGCGACCTGCGTCCTGACATGATCCTCGAAGGCGTGGTGACCAACGTCGCCGCCTTTGGCGCCTTTGTCGATATCGGCGTGCACCAGGATGGCCTGGTGCACATCTCGGCGCTGTCCAATACCTTTGTGAAAGACCCGCACACGGTCGTCAAGGCTGGCCAGGTCGTCAAGGTAAAGGTGCTGGAAGTCGATGAAAAGCGCAAGCGTATTGCGCTGACCATGCGCCTGTCGGATGCGCCGCCGCAGCCGGGCGCAAACCCCGCCCAGCGCGGCGACCGCAATGACGCCAAGCGCCTGGCGCAGCATCAGAACGTGCGCGAAACCACGGGCAACAGCGCCATGGCGGCGGCTTTTGCCAAGCTGAAGTCGTAA
- the grxD gene encoding Grx4 family monothiol glutaredoxin: MSDVQTWIKETVTQHPVVLFMKGTAQFPQCGFSSRAVQLLKTAGATDIVTINVLENPEVRQGIKDFSNWPTIPQLYVKGEFIGGSDIMNEMFESGELQSLLKD, encoded by the coding sequence ATGAGCGACGTACAAACCTGGATCAAGGAAACCGTGACCCAGCACCCGGTGGTGCTGTTCATGAAAGGCACGGCGCAATTCCCGCAATGCGGCTTTTCCAGCCGCGCGGTGCAATTGCTGAAAACCGCCGGCGCCACCGACATCGTCACCATCAACGTGCTGGAAAACCCGGAAGTGCGCCAGGGCATCAAGGATTTCTCCAACTGGCCCACCATTCCGCAGCTCTACGTCAAGGGCGAATTCATCGGCGGCTCCGACATCATGAACGAGATGTTCGAGTCGGGGGAACTGCAGAGCCTGCTGAAGGACTGA
- a CDS encoding UbiX family flavin prenyltransferase — MSGSAGAVKPRRLIVAITGATGAVYGVRLLQILRDMPGLESHLLISDAGVLNIHQELDLGRKDVEALAHVVHNVRDVGAAIASGSFESDGMVVAPCSMKSLAAVAHGLSDNLITRAADVVLKERRRLVLMVRETPFNLAHLRNMTAVTEMGGIVFPPLPGFYHKPQSIEDMVDHTLGRVLDLFAVEHALAPRWQGLRANET; from the coding sequence ATGTCCGGATCAGCCGGCGCAGTCAAACCGCGGCGGCTGATCGTCGCCATCACAGGCGCCACCGGCGCCGTGTATGGCGTGCGCCTGTTGCAGATCTTGCGCGACATGCCCGGCCTGGAAAGCCATTTGCTGATATCCGATGCGGGCGTGCTGAACATCCACCAGGAACTGGATCTGGGCCGCAAGGATGTCGAGGCGCTGGCACATGTCGTGCATAACGTGCGCGACGTCGGCGCTGCGATCGCCAGCGGCTCGTTTGAGTCCGATGGCATGGTGGTGGCGCCCTGTTCCATGAAATCCCTGGCGGCGGTCGCCCATGGCCTGTCCGACAACCTCATCACGCGCGCGGCCGACGTGGTGCTCAAGGAACGCCGCCGACTGGTGCTGATGGTGCGCGAAACGCCGTTCAACCTGGCGCACCTGCGCAACATGACCGCCGTGACCGAAATGGGCGGCATCGTCTTCCCGCCGCTGCCCGGGTTTTATCACAAGCCGCAAAGCATCGAGGACATGGTGGATCACACCCTGGGACGCGTACTGGATTTGTTCGCCGTCGAGCATGCGCTGGCTCCGCGCTGGCAAGGCCTGCGTGCCAACGAAACTTGA
- the yiaA gene encoding inner membrane protein YiaA, which translates to MAQQSYKPSGAFIAASWLALFIGIIVYLMGIWNSTMQLNEKGYYLVLILYGLYAAVSLQKSVRDRMEGVHVTGIYFGLSWFSVVCALTLLAVGLWNATMASSEKGFYAMAYVLSLFAAVAVQKNVRDVSTLEGGEAVRRFEEA; encoded by the coding sequence ATGGCACAGCAATCCTACAAACCCAGCGGGGCATTTATCGCAGCATCCTGGCTGGCCTTATTCATCGGCATCATCGTGTATCTGATGGGCATCTGGAATTCAACGATGCAACTGAATGAAAAGGGATATTACCTGGTGCTGATCCTGTACGGCCTTTATGCCGCCGTGTCGCTGCAAAAATCCGTGCGCGACAGGATGGAAGGCGTGCACGTCACCGGCATCTACTTTGGCCTGTCCTGGTTTTCGGTGGTCTGCGCGTTGACCCTGCTGGCGGTCGGACTGTGGAATGCCACCATGGCCTCGAGTGAAAAAGGCTTTTATGCCATGGCTTACGTGCTTAGCCTGTTTGCCGCGGTCGCCGTGCAAAAGAACGTGCGTGACGTATCGACACTGGAGGGTGGTGAAGCGGTGCGCAGGTTTGAGGAGGCTTGA
- a CDS encoding phospholipase D family protein, translating to MNRLIAAALLCVPLLVPGWLHAEATTAMQLVASEIARQEGKSGVHVLDTGTEALITRAWLVEHAKESIEVQYFIWSTDNIGILAAEALLRAAERGVRVRVIVDDLLIKAPDKSLLALAHHPNIDIRIYNPKSSVGVTLPQRLLNAVSDFRGINQRMHDKTFIVDGKIAVTGGRNMAAEYYDYNHAFNFRDRDVLLLGATVKNMQASFERFWASPLSVAVEELYNGLGLMQKNVSADSSEVQAVYRELRAYAQLPENFTPEVRQAIADAPDAFADIVRQIVWTRVDFISDTPGKNANVFSLHGGGYSTNALADMAAGAQSRITIQSPYLVLSSEALALFKDVLARGIKVRINTNSLASTDNIPAFSGYRNQRKKLLKMGFEIFEYKPYPEVQQSLMNRFEATRNKKLVFGLHAKTMVVDGARVYIGTYNFDPRSQNLNTEAGVIIHDETVAQKVEAAIDVDMAPGNSWNAATDDPDSHVPLAKRSKVRLLQNLPIKPLL from the coding sequence TTGAATCGACTGATTGCCGCTGCACTGCTGTGCGTGCCGCTACTCGTGCCGGGCTGGCTACATGCCGAAGCCACGACGGCGATGCAGCTCGTGGCCAGCGAGATCGCGCGGCAAGAAGGCAAAAGCGGTGTCCATGTCCTCGATACGGGCACCGAGGCATTGATCACCCGCGCCTGGCTGGTGGAGCATGCCAAAGAGTCCATCGAAGTCCAGTACTTCATCTGGAGCACCGACAACATCGGCATACTTGCCGCGGAAGCCCTGTTGCGCGCGGCGGAGCGCGGCGTGCGGGTGCGCGTCATCGTCGACGACTTGCTCATCAAGGCGCCGGACAAGTCGCTGCTGGCGCTGGCACATCACCCGAACATCGATATCCGCATCTACAATCCGAAAAGTTCTGTCGGTGTCACCCTGCCGCAGCGCCTCCTGAATGCCGTCAGTGATTTTCGCGGCATTAACCAGCGCATGCATGACAAGACCTTCATCGTCGATGGCAAGATCGCAGTCACCGGCGGGCGCAACATGGCCGCCGAATACTATGATTACAACCACGCATTCAATTTCCGCGACCGCGATGTCTTGCTCCTCGGGGCGACCGTCAAGAACATGCAGGCCAGCTTCGAGCGCTTCTGGGCAAGTCCGCTCAGTGTCGCGGTCGAAGAGTTGTACAACGGCCTGGGGCTGATGCAGAAAAATGTCAGCGCGGACAGCAGCGAAGTGCAGGCGGTGTACCGCGAATTGCGGGCTTACGCGCAATTGCCGGAAAATTTTACGCCAGAAGTGCGCCAGGCGATTGCCGATGCGCCGGATGCATTTGCCGACATCGTGCGCCAGATTGTCTGGACCAGGGTCGACTTCATCAGCGATACGCCCGGCAAGAATGCCAATGTCTTTTCGCTCCACGGCGGCGGCTACAGTACGAATGCCCTGGCAGACATGGCGGCCGGCGCACAATCCCGCATTACCATCCAGTCGCCCTATCTGGTCCTGTCCAGCGAAGCCCTGGCGCTGTTCAAGGACGTACTCGCACGCGGCATCAAGGTGCGCATCAATACCAACTCGCTGGCATCCACCGATAACATTCCGGCATTCAGCGGCTATCGCAACCAGCGCAAGAAACTCCTGAAAATGGGTTTTGAAATCTTCGAATACAAGCCCTATCCGGAGGTACAGCAATCGCTCATGAACAGGTTCGAGGCAACCCGCAACAAAAAACTCGTATTCGGCCTGCATGCCAAGACCATGGTCGTGGATGGCGCCAGGGTCTATATCGGCACCTATAACTTTGATCCCCGTTCACAAAACCTCAATACCGAAGCCGGCGTCATCATTCATGACGAGACCGTCGCGCAAAAGGTGGAGGCGGCCATTGACGTCGACATGGCACCGGGTAACAGCTGGAATGCCGCTACCGACGATCCCGACAGCCACGTCCCGCTCGCCAAGCGCAGCAAGGTGCGCCTCTTGCAAAACCTGCCGATCAAGCCTTTGTTGTAA
- a CDS encoding ClpXP protease specificity-enhancing factor, with protein MSETSTKPYLLRAIYEWCTDNGYTPYLAVMVDGRTRVPMQFVKNGEIVLNISFDATSGLKMDNDVIHFSARFGGVSRDIVVPVDNVIAIYARENGQGMAFDVAKPPADEIKALENEIDGAARGTEPVGLTSVPVPAADKPESATPDGNDEPPKKGGRPTLTRIK; from the coding sequence ATGTCTGAAACATCGACCAAACCCTACCTGTTGCGCGCCATTTATGAATGGTGCACCGACAATGGCTATACCCCGTACCTGGCGGTAATGGTCGATGGCCGTACGCGCGTGCCAATGCAATTCGTCAAGAATGGCGAAATCGTCCTCAATATCAGCTTCGACGCCACCAGCGGCCTGAAGATGGATAACGATGTCATCCATTTCAGCGCCCGCTTTGGTGGCGTGTCGCGCGATATCGTCGTTCCTGTCGATAACGTGATTGCTATTTATGCGCGGGAAAATGGCCAGGGCATGGCATTCGATGTCGCCAAGCCGCCTGCCGACGAAATCAAGGCACTGGAAAATGAAATCGATGGTGCCGCGCGTGGCACCGAGCCGGTGGGTCTGACTTCCGTGCCTGTCCCTGCTGCCGACAAGCCCGAAAGCGCTACGCCTGACGGCAATGACGAGCCGCCGAAAAAAGGTGGGCGTCCGACGCTGACCAGAATCAAATAA
- a CDS encoding glutathione S-transferase N-terminal domain-containing protein, with protein sequence MMVLYSGTTCPFSQRCRLVLFEKGMDFEVRDVDLFNKPEDISVMNPYGQVPILVERDLILYESNIINEYIDERFPHPQLMPADPLMRARARLMLFNFEKELFIHVHTLENDKAKAGDKSLDKARAEIRDRLTELAPLFLKNKYMLGDEFSMLDVAIAPLLWRLDHYGIELSKTAAPLMKYAERIFSRPAYIEALTPSEKVMRR encoded by the coding sequence ATGATGGTTCTCTATTCGGGCACGACGTGCCCATTTTCCCAGCGCTGCCGCCTTGTCCTGTTCGAAAAGGGCATGGATTTCGAAGTGCGCGATGTCGACCTGTTCAACAAGCCGGAAGATATTTCGGTGATGAACCCGTACGGCCAGGTGCCGATCCTGGTCGAACGCGACCTCATCCTGTACGAGTCGAACATCATCAACGAATACATTGATGAGCGCTTCCCGCATCCGCAACTGATGCCGGCAGATCCGCTGATGCGCGCCCGCGCGCGCTTGATGCTGTTCAATTTCGAAAAGGAATTGTTTATCCACGTCCATACGCTGGAAAACGACAAGGCCAAGGCTGGCGACAAGAGTCTCGACAAGGCCCGCGCCGAAATTCGTGACCGCCTGACCGAGCTGGCGCCATTGTTCCTGAAGAACAAGTACATGCTGGGCGATGAATTCTCGATGCTTGACGTGGCGATTGCCCCGCTCCTGTGGCGTCTCGACCATTACGGCATCGAGCTGTCGAAGACGGCTGCGCCCCTGATGAAGTATGCCGAGCGGATTTTCTCGCGTCCGGCCTACATCGAGGCGCTGACGCCGTCCGAGAAAGTGATGCGCCGCTAA
- a CDS encoding cytochrome c1, producing the protein MKLLKKVFAALAFVPAMALAAGGGFPLEAAPDHSRDLASLQNGAKLFVNYCLNCHAAANMRYNRMRDIGLSEEQIKENLLFASDKVGSLMTVTMAAKDAKEWFGAVPPDLSVIARAKASGDGSGPDWLYTYLRTFYQDDTRPTGWNNMVFPSVGMPHALWELQGVRTAKFEEVADPHDASKKIHHFAGFEQVKPGKLSSLEYDRDVADLVSFLTWMGEPVQDTRRRLGVWVLLFLGVLMTLAWLLNRAYWKDIK; encoded by the coding sequence ATGAAATTGCTGAAAAAAGTATTCGCAGCGCTGGCCTTTGTACCAGCAATGGCCCTGGCGGCCGGTGGCGGCTTTCCGCTCGAAGCCGCGCCGGACCACTCCCGCGACCTGGCGTCGTTGCAGAATGGCGCCAAGCTGTTCGTCAATTACTGCCTGAACTGCCACGCCGCCGCCAACATGCGTTACAACCGCATGCGCGATATCGGCTTGTCGGAAGAACAGATCAAGGAAAACTTGCTGTTTGCCTCCGATAAGGTCGGTAGCCTGATGACCGTCACCATGGCAGCCAAGGATGCCAAGGAATGGTTCGGCGCCGTGCCGCCGGACCTGTCGGTGATCGCCCGTGCCAAAGCATCCGGCGACGGCAGCGGCCCGGACTGGCTGTACACCTACCTGCGCACCTTCTACCAGGATGACACCCGTCCGACGGGCTGGAACAACATGGTGTTCCCGAGCGTCGGCATGCCGCATGCCTTGTGGGAATTGCAGGGCGTGCGCACCGCCAAGTTCGAGGAAGTTGCAGATCCGCACGATGCCTCCAAGAAGATCCACCATTTTGCTGGCTTTGAGCAAGTCAAGCCGGGCAAGCTGTCCAGCCTGGAATACGACCGCGACGTCGCCGACCTGGTCAGTTTCCTGACCTGGATGGGCGAGCCGGTGCAGGATACCCGCCGCCGCCTGGGCGTCTGGGTCTTGCTGTTCCTCGGCGTGCTGATGACTTTGGCCTGGCTGCTGAACCGCGCATACTGGAAAGACATCAAATAA
- a CDS encoding cytochrome bc complex cytochrome b subunit yields the protein MAFVEKKLPADAPAAAKALNWVDSRFPLTKLWNDQWGKYYAPKNFNFWYIFGSLAMLVLVIQIVTGIFLVMHYKPDANLAFASVEYIMRDVPWGWLVRYMHSTGASAFFIVVYLHMTRGLLYGSYRKPRELIWLFGVGIFLVLMAEAFMGYLLPWGQMSYWGAQVIVNLFGAIPFIGPDLSLWIRGDYVVSDATLNRFFSFHVIAVPLVLLGLVVAHLIALHEVGSNNPDGIEVKENLGPDGHPVDSIPSHPYYSVHDVFGVTVFLLIFSAVVFFAPEMGGYFLEFNNFVPADPLKTPPHIAPVWYFTPFYSILRATTTQFMYALEIGVVAYVVLIMLRTKLSPTIKGAIAAVALVALGGMFIFDAKFWGVVLMGVSVMILAPLPWLDHSPVKSIRYRPASHKYVYAVFGIAFLILGYLGVLPPTAGRTLVAQICTFIYFGFFLLMPWWSTMGEFKPVPKRVTFHPH from the coding sequence ATGGCTTTCGTAGAAAAAAAACTGCCCGCCGACGCACCTGCCGCGGCCAAGGCATTGAACTGGGTTGATTCCCGCTTCCCGCTGACCAAGCTGTGGAATGACCAATGGGGCAAGTACTACGCACCCAAGAACTTCAACTTCTGGTACATCTTCGGCTCGCTGGCCATGCTGGTGCTGGTGATCCAGATCGTCACCGGTATTTTCCTGGTGATGCACTACAAGCCGGATGCCAACCTGGCATTCGCTTCGGTCGAATACATCATGCGCGATGTGCCGTGGGGCTGGCTGGTGCGCTACATGCACTCGACCGGTGCTTCGGCCTTCTTCATCGTGGTCTATCTGCACATGACCCGTGGCCTGCTGTACGGTTCGTACCGCAAGCCGCGCGAACTGATCTGGTTGTTCGGCGTCGGCATTTTCCTGGTCCTGATGGCGGAAGCCTTCATGGGCTACCTGCTGCCATGGGGCCAGATGTCGTACTGGGGCGCCCAGGTGATCGTCAACCTGTTCGGTGCGATCCCCTTCATCGGCCCGGACCTGTCGCTGTGGATTCGTGGTGACTACGTCGTGTCGGATGCGACCCTGAACCGCTTCTTCTCGTTCCACGTGATCGCCGTGCCGCTGGTGCTGCTGGGCCTGGTCGTTGCCCACCTGATCGCTCTGCACGAAGTGGGTTCGAACAATCCTGACGGCATTGAAGTCAAGGAAAACCTCGGTCCTGACGGCCATCCGGTCGATTCGATTCCGTCGCATCCTTACTATTCGGTACATGACGTGTTTGGCGTGACGGTGTTCCTGCTGATTTTCAGCGCGGTCGTGTTCTTCGCGCCGGAAATGGGGGGCTACTTCCTGGAATTTAACAACTTCGTCCCGGCTGACCCGCTGAAGACGCCGCCGCATATTGCGCCGGTCTGGTATTTCACGCCGTTCTACTCGATCCTGCGTGCGACCACGACGCAATTCATGTATGCGCTGGAAATTGGCGTGGTTGCCTATGTCGTGCTGATCATGCTGCGCACCAAGCTGTCGCCCACCATCAAGGGTGCCATCGCTGCAGTTGCCCTGGTGGCACTCGGCGGCATGTTCATCTTCGATGCGAAGTTCTGGGGCGTGGTGCTGATGGGCGTGTCGGTCATGATCCTGGCACCCTTGCCTTGGCTGGACCATTCGCCGGTGAAATCGATCCGCTATCGTCCGGCCTCGCACAAGTATGTGTACGCCGTGTTCGGTATCGCCTTCCTGATCCTGGGCTATCTGGGCGTGCTGCCGCCGACCGCTGGCCGTACTTTGGTTGCGCAGATCTGCACCTTCATCTATTTCGGCTTCTTCCTGCTGATGCCGTGGTGGAGCACGATGGGCGAATTCAAGCCGGTGCCCAAGCGCGTGACTTTCCACCCGCACTAA
- the petA gene encoding ubiquinol-cytochrome c reductase iron-sulfur subunit, whose product MSNEKQVDSGRRGLLVATCAAGGVAGLATAGAFVSTFQPSERAKAAGAPVEVDISDLAPGQLKTVEWRGKPVWILKRSPEMVGALPKLDDKLADPNSERTPDDLTPEYARNTNRSIKPEILVAVGICSHLGCSPTTKLQAGPQPSLPDDWQGGFLCPCHGSLFDAAGRVYKNVPAPDNLQVPRHMYVSDTKLVIGKDEKGEA is encoded by the coding sequence ATGAGTAACGAAAAGCAGGTCGATTCAGGTCGGCGTGGCTTGCTCGTCGCCACATGTGCGGCGGGCGGCGTGGCAGGTCTTGCCACTGCGGGAGCCTTTGTGTCCACCTTTCAGCCGTCCGAGCGCGCCAAGGCCGCCGGTGCGCCGGTGGAAGTGGATATTTCGGACCTGGCGCCAGGCCAATTAAAAACCGTGGAATGGCGCGGCAAGCCGGTCTGGATTCTGAAGCGTTCGCCGGAAATGGTCGGCGCGCTGCCCAAGCTGGACGACAAACTGGCCGATCCCAACTCGGAGCGGACTCCGGATGACTTGACGCCGGAATACGCCCGCAATACCAATCGCTCGATCAAGCCGGAAATCCTCGTGGCCGTCGGCATTTGCTCGCACCTGGGTTGCTCGCCGACCACCAAGCTGCAGGCAGGCCCGCAGCCGTCGCTGCCGGACGACTGGCAAGGCGGCTTCCTGTGCCCTTGCCACGGCTCGCTGTTCGATGCCGCCGGCCGCGTCTACAAAAACGTACCGGCGCCTGACAACCTGCAAGTGCCGCGCCACATGTATGTCTCCGACACCAAGCTGGTGATCGGCAAGGACGAGAAAGGGGAAGCATAA
- the mscL gene encoding large conductance mechanosensitive channel protein MscL, which yields MGMMKEFKEFAVKGNVVDLAVAVIIGTAFGKIVDSVVQDLIMPIIGKILGGLDFSNYYLPLNDQGTTLTLIEAKKAGAVLAYGNFFTILLNFIILAFIIFQMVRILNKLKKDEPAAPVATPEEIELLREIRDSLKK from the coding sequence ATGGGAATGATGAAGGAATTCAAGGAATTTGCAGTCAAAGGCAATGTCGTGGACCTCGCGGTTGCCGTGATTATCGGCACTGCGTTCGGCAAGATCGTCGATTCGGTGGTGCAGGATCTGATCATGCCAATCATTGGCAAGATCCTGGGTGGCCTGGACTTTTCCAACTATTACCTGCCACTGAACGACCAGGGCACGACGCTGACCTTGATTGAAGCGAAAAAAGCCGGGGCAGTCCTTGCTTACGGTAACTTTTTCACAATTTTGCTCAACTTCATTATTCTGGCTTTTATTATTTTCCAGATGGTACGAATCTTGAACAAGCTCAAGAAGGATGAGCCGGCGGCACCCGTGGCAACGCCCGAAGAAATCGAATTACTGCGCGAAATCCGCGATTCGTTGAAGAAATAA